The Artemia franciscana unplaced genomic scaffold, ASM3288406v1 Scaffold_2182, whole genome shotgun sequence genome includes a window with the following:
- the LOC136042853 gene encoding U-scoloptoxin(16)-Ssd1a-like codes for MGSLVFVTRFQFIAVETRMMKRFFILTWIICFLFDFSESAISLRLAAVHPDHPGKCSILDEDTFLSPGEVWTSGECEQIRCIQSHQNPDKLWLQMASCGVVSFEGPCKLHQDLTLTYPDCCPRYSCSEEATEIL; via the exons ATGGGTTCATTGGTATTTGTCACCAGGTTTCAGTTTATTGCCGTGGAAACCAGAATGATGAAGAGGTTCTTCATTTTGACTTGGattatatgttttctttttgatttctcGGAATCTGCGATTTCACTGCGACTAGCTGCTGTACATCCAG ATCACCCCGGAAAATGCTCCATATTAGACGAAGACACGTTTTTATCACCAGGTGAAGTATGGACATCCGGAGAGTGTGAGCAAATTAGATGCATACAAAGTCATCAAAATCCGGATAAACTTTGGTTGCAAATGGCTTC gTGTGGTGTCGTGAGCTTTGAAGGACCTTGCAAGCTTCATCAGGACTTGACACTAACATATCCTGATTGCTGCCCTAGATACTCTTGTTCAGAAGAAGCAACAGAGATCCTTTAG